A stretch of Henckelia pumila isolate YLH828 chromosome 4, ASM3356847v2, whole genome shotgun sequence DNA encodes these proteins:
- the LOC140861269 gene encoding sister chromatid cohesion 1 protein 2-like isoform X2: MFYSRLLLSNKGSLGFVWIAAHCPKRLKRDQVSKTDISSSVGVVRIYSMKVEYLFHDCNEALNRLCEFNMGKRTRPSIGVSRTNYHSITVPKKFELDEFDLEILEDRDIMGGTTGSGKDVVLADEQIKMGDALGLLYKENVSFPETHSVAYTPPRDVLLPPHMDHDNDLLMNSSRDNGDFVASVEKLRGTDFLFEDWQSPTELNGSEKDLMHHRLHSEYPRIGLHWLSHETKCDSVASSSHYRSDIVPCMEILQENGFSLEDRLDPLVLDEAEERQICCRSHNEDLTINFPASIQYSECSMLARPSHKKQGIEEEHVEHPTIELNLHKDEPCALIRSIDIGQSVEAEKKKFVEVITPEIRKSQRNQEHTKPMTVDMTPNSKRSGIVPCMEILQEDRFSLEDRLDPLVLDESEEQQIHFRSYNEDLRTNFREPIQYSECAMIASPAHEKHGIEEERVEHPRIMFHEDEPSALIGLIDIGQAEKKKFVEVISPEIIKYRINHQHMKPMTVDVIPNSKRPGVGTPEIATVHTPAPKEHVKMLKKRKILLDLTTALPSKVLKSWIDDSNDIVHKRRKVPHTLLRAWRANKLCHITQCFLDPLIHSIPIEHGSIHHKKDTYTAPIADVVSEDYVNSTIMIGIQEQIQDETSPLTPMSCEQTPIQDERSPLTPMSHEQTLIAPGTPIAHFNSLRSHENRAVADSDILEPTSPHESFEQQPLEFIIAFPDEEMNSYEGDYLENNVYSARTRAVGIFLYKNFLYKKSLEEEDEVLNLTHLLRGKAKEDSARLFYEILVLKTGECIDVSQDKAYDDIMLQEVPPKLKQIAETNEL; the protein is encoded by the exons ATGTTTTACTCTCGGTTGCTTCTATCAAACAAGGGGTCCTTAGGCTTTGTTTGGATAGCTGCTCATTGCCCCAAAAGGCTTAAAAGGGATCAAGTCAGCAAGACAGACATTTCTTCTTCTGTGG GTGTTGTAAGAATTTACTCGATGAAAGTTGAGTATTTATTCCATGATTGCAATGAGGCATTGAACAGACTCTGCGAATTCAACATGGGCAAACGAACACGTCCAAGCATTGGAGTGTCTCGGACAAACTATCACTCGATCACCGTGCCCAAAAAATTTGAACTCGATGAATTTGACCTGGAAATCTTGGAAGATCGAGATATAATGGG TGGAACCACGGGTTCTGGGAAAGATGTAGTGCTTGCAG ATGAACAGATAAAAATGGGTGATGCTTTGGGCTTGCTCTACAAG GAAAATGTGTCCTTTCCTGAAACTCATTCTGTCGCTTATACTCCGCCAAGGGA CGTGTTATTGCCTCCACATATGGACCACGACAATGATTTATTAATGAACTCATCCCGTGATAATGGCGATTTTGTGGCAAGCGTTGAAAAATTACGTGGAACCGATTTTCTCTTTGAAGATTGGCAGAGTCCTACAGAGTTGAATGGGTCTGAGAAAGACCTAATGCATCATAGGCTACATAGCGAGTATCCGAGGATTGGTTTGCATTGGCTGAGTCATGAAACGAAATGTGATTCTGTTGCAAGCTCTTCCCACTATAGAAGTGATATAGTACCATGTATGGAGATTCTTCAGGAGAATGGCTTTTCTTTAGAAGATCGTTTGGATCCTTTGGTGCTCGATGAGGCTGAGGAACGACAAATCTGTTGTAGGTCACATAATGAGGATCTAACAATTAATTTCCCAGCATCAATTCAATATTCGGAGTGTTCCATGCTCGCAAGACCCTCCCACAAAAAACAAGGAATCGAAGAAGAGCATGTGGAACATCCCACGATTGAGTTGAATCTTCATAAAGATGAACCATGTGCTTTAATCAGATCGATAGATATAGGGCAATCGGTTGAAGCCGAGAAGAAAAAATTTGTGGAAGTAATCACCCCAGAAATCAGAAAAAGTCAGAGAAATCAAGAACACACGAAGCCCATGACTGTTGACATGACTCCAAACTCAAAACGTTCAG GTATAGTACCATGTATGGAGATTCTTCAAGAGGATAGGTTTTCTTTAGAAGATCGTTTGGATCCTTTGGTGCTTGATGAGTCTGAGGAACAACAAATCCATTTTAGGTCATATAATGAGGATCTAAGAACTAATTTCCGGGAGCCAATTCAGTATTCAGAGTGTGCCATGATTGCAAGTCCCGCCCACGAAAAACATGGAATCGAAGAAGAGCGTGTGGAACATCCAAGGATCATGTTTCACGAGGATGAACCATCTGCTTTAATCGGATTGATTGATATAGGACAAGCCGAGAAGAAAAAATTTGTGGAAGTAATCAGCCCAGAAATCATAAAATATCGAATAAATCACCAACATATGAAGCCCATGACTGTTGACGTGATTCCAAACTCAAAACGTCCAG GGGTTGGCACACCCGAGATTGCGACCGTTCACACTCCAGCGCCAAAGGAGCATGTTAAGATGCTGAAGAAGCGAAAGATTTTGTTGGACCTCACCACTGCGTTGCCTAGCAA GGTCTTGAAGAGCTGGATAGATGATTCAAATGACATAGTACATAAAAGAAGAAAAGTCCCCCATACCCTTTTGCGTGCTTGGAGAGCTAATAAACTCTGCCATATCACTCAGTGTTTCTTAGACCCTTTGATCCACA GTATCCCTATAGAACATGGTTCTATTCATCACAAAAAGGACACCTACACAGCACCAATTGCTGATGTAGTGAGCGAAGATTATGTCAACTCCACCATTATGATTGGGATTCAAGAACAGATTCAGGATGAAACATCACCTCTTACACCGATGTCTTGCGAACAAACTCCAATACAGGATGAAAGATCTCCTCTTACACCGATGTCTCATGAACAAACTCTAATTGCTCCTGGAACACCCATTGCTCATTTCAACTCATTGAGATCACATGAGAACAGAGCAGTTGCTGATTCAGATATATTGGAGCCCACAAGTCCACATGAAAGCTTTGAACAACAGCCATTAGAATTTATTATTGCTTTCCCAGATGAG GAAATGAATTCGTATGAAGGAGATTACCTGGAAAACA ACGTGTATTCTGCAAGAACAAG AGCGGTGGGAATATTTCTGTACAAGAACTTCCTCTATAAGAAGAGCCTGGAAGAAGAGGATGAAGTACTGAACTTGACCCATTTGCTGAGAGGAAAAGCGAAGGAAGATAGTGCAAGACTATTCTACGAGATACTG GTTTTGAAAACGGGCGAGTGTATTGATGTGAGTCAGGACAAGGCATatgatgatattatgctgcaggAGGTTCCTCCTAAGCTGAAGCAGATTGCAGAAACTAATGAGTTATAG
- the LOC140861269 gene encoding sister chromatid cohesion 1 protein 2-like isoform X1 produces MFYSRLLLSNKGSLGFVWIAAHCPKRLKRDQVSKTDISSSVDKILADEVPIVTHRILAYLLLGVVRIYSMKVEYLFHDCNEALNRLCEFNMGKRTRPSIGVSRTNYHSITVPKKFELDEFDLEILEDRDIMGGTTGSGKDVVLADEQIKMGDALGLLYKENVSFPETHSVAYTPPRDVLLPPHMDHDNDLLMNSSRDNGDFVASVEKLRGTDFLFEDWQSPTELNGSEKDLMHHRLHSEYPRIGLHWLSHETKCDSVASSSHYRSDIVPCMEILQENGFSLEDRLDPLVLDEAEERQICCRSHNEDLTINFPASIQYSECSMLARPSHKKQGIEEEHVEHPTIELNLHKDEPCALIRSIDIGQSVEAEKKKFVEVITPEIRKSQRNQEHTKPMTVDMTPNSKRSGIVPCMEILQEDRFSLEDRLDPLVLDESEEQQIHFRSYNEDLRTNFREPIQYSECAMIASPAHEKHGIEEERVEHPRIMFHEDEPSALIGLIDIGQAEKKKFVEVISPEIIKYRINHQHMKPMTVDVIPNSKRPGVGTPEIATVHTPAPKEHVKMLKKRKILLDLTTALPSKVLKSWIDDSNDIVHKRRKVPHTLLRAWRANKLCHITQCFLDPLIHSIPIEHGSIHHKKDTYTAPIADVVSEDYVNSTIMIGIQEQIQDETSPLTPMSCEQTPIQDERSPLTPMSHEQTLIAPGTPIAHFNSLRSHENRAVADSDILEPTSPHESFEQQPLEFIIAFPDEEMNSYEGDYLENNVYSARTRAVGIFLYKNFLYKKSLEEEDEVLNLTHLLRGKAKEDSARLFYEILVLKTGECIDVSQDKAYDDIMLQEVPPKLKQIAETNEL; encoded by the exons ATGTTTTACTCTCGGTTGCTTCTATCAAACAAGGGGTCCTTAGGCTTTGTTTGGATAGCTGCTCATTGCCCCAAAAGGCTTAAAAGGGATCAAGTCAGCAAGACAGACATTTCTTCTTCTGTGG ATAAGATTCTAGCTGATGAAGTTCCCATTGTCACTCACAGAATCCTAGCATACCTTCTTTTAGGTGTTGTAAGAATTTACTCGATGAAAGTTGAGTATTTATTCCATGATTGCAATGAGGCATTGAACAGACTCTGCGAATTCAACATGGGCAAACGAACACGTCCAAGCATTGGAGTGTCTCGGACAAACTATCACTCGATCACCGTGCCCAAAAAATTTGAACTCGATGAATTTGACCTGGAAATCTTGGAAGATCGAGATATAATGGG TGGAACCACGGGTTCTGGGAAAGATGTAGTGCTTGCAG ATGAACAGATAAAAATGGGTGATGCTTTGGGCTTGCTCTACAAG GAAAATGTGTCCTTTCCTGAAACTCATTCTGTCGCTTATACTCCGCCAAGGGA CGTGTTATTGCCTCCACATATGGACCACGACAATGATTTATTAATGAACTCATCCCGTGATAATGGCGATTTTGTGGCAAGCGTTGAAAAATTACGTGGAACCGATTTTCTCTTTGAAGATTGGCAGAGTCCTACAGAGTTGAATGGGTCTGAGAAAGACCTAATGCATCATAGGCTACATAGCGAGTATCCGAGGATTGGTTTGCATTGGCTGAGTCATGAAACGAAATGTGATTCTGTTGCAAGCTCTTCCCACTATAGAAGTGATATAGTACCATGTATGGAGATTCTTCAGGAGAATGGCTTTTCTTTAGAAGATCGTTTGGATCCTTTGGTGCTCGATGAGGCTGAGGAACGACAAATCTGTTGTAGGTCACATAATGAGGATCTAACAATTAATTTCCCAGCATCAATTCAATATTCGGAGTGTTCCATGCTCGCAAGACCCTCCCACAAAAAACAAGGAATCGAAGAAGAGCATGTGGAACATCCCACGATTGAGTTGAATCTTCATAAAGATGAACCATGTGCTTTAATCAGATCGATAGATATAGGGCAATCGGTTGAAGCCGAGAAGAAAAAATTTGTGGAAGTAATCACCCCAGAAATCAGAAAAAGTCAGAGAAATCAAGAACACACGAAGCCCATGACTGTTGACATGACTCCAAACTCAAAACGTTCAG GTATAGTACCATGTATGGAGATTCTTCAAGAGGATAGGTTTTCTTTAGAAGATCGTTTGGATCCTTTGGTGCTTGATGAGTCTGAGGAACAACAAATCCATTTTAGGTCATATAATGAGGATCTAAGAACTAATTTCCGGGAGCCAATTCAGTATTCAGAGTGTGCCATGATTGCAAGTCCCGCCCACGAAAAACATGGAATCGAAGAAGAGCGTGTGGAACATCCAAGGATCATGTTTCACGAGGATGAACCATCTGCTTTAATCGGATTGATTGATATAGGACAAGCCGAGAAGAAAAAATTTGTGGAAGTAATCAGCCCAGAAATCATAAAATATCGAATAAATCACCAACATATGAAGCCCATGACTGTTGACGTGATTCCAAACTCAAAACGTCCAG GGGTTGGCACACCCGAGATTGCGACCGTTCACACTCCAGCGCCAAAGGAGCATGTTAAGATGCTGAAGAAGCGAAAGATTTTGTTGGACCTCACCACTGCGTTGCCTAGCAA GGTCTTGAAGAGCTGGATAGATGATTCAAATGACATAGTACATAAAAGAAGAAAAGTCCCCCATACCCTTTTGCGTGCTTGGAGAGCTAATAAACTCTGCCATATCACTCAGTGTTTCTTAGACCCTTTGATCCACA GTATCCCTATAGAACATGGTTCTATTCATCACAAAAAGGACACCTACACAGCACCAATTGCTGATGTAGTGAGCGAAGATTATGTCAACTCCACCATTATGATTGGGATTCAAGAACAGATTCAGGATGAAACATCACCTCTTACACCGATGTCTTGCGAACAAACTCCAATACAGGATGAAAGATCTCCTCTTACACCGATGTCTCATGAACAAACTCTAATTGCTCCTGGAACACCCATTGCTCATTTCAACTCATTGAGATCACATGAGAACAGAGCAGTTGCTGATTCAGATATATTGGAGCCCACAAGTCCACATGAAAGCTTTGAACAACAGCCATTAGAATTTATTATTGCTTTCCCAGATGAG GAAATGAATTCGTATGAAGGAGATTACCTGGAAAACA ACGTGTATTCTGCAAGAACAAG AGCGGTGGGAATATTTCTGTACAAGAACTTCCTCTATAAGAAGAGCCTGGAAGAAGAGGATGAAGTACTGAACTTGACCCATTTGCTGAGAGGAAAAGCGAAGGAAGATAGTGCAAGACTATTCTACGAGATACTG GTTTTGAAAACGGGCGAGTGTATTGATGTGAGTCAGGACAAGGCATatgatgatattatgctgcaggAGGTTCCTCCTAAGCTGAAGCAGATTGCAGAAACTAATGAGTTATAG
- the LOC140861269 gene encoding sister chromatid cohesion 1 protein 2-like isoform X3 yields MKVEYLFHDCNEALNRLCEFNMGKRTRPSIGVSRTNYHSITVPKKFELDEFDLEILEDRDIMGGTTGSGKDVVLADEQIKMGDALGLLYKENVSFPETHSVAYTPPRDVLLPPHMDHDNDLLMNSSRDNGDFVASVEKLRGTDFLFEDWQSPTELNGSEKDLMHHRLHSEYPRIGLHWLSHETKCDSVASSSHYRSDIVPCMEILQENGFSLEDRLDPLVLDEAEERQICCRSHNEDLTINFPASIQYSECSMLARPSHKKQGIEEEHVEHPTIELNLHKDEPCALIRSIDIGQSVEAEKKKFVEVITPEIRKSQRNQEHTKPMTVDMTPNSKRSGIVPCMEILQEDRFSLEDRLDPLVLDESEEQQIHFRSYNEDLRTNFREPIQYSECAMIASPAHEKHGIEEERVEHPRIMFHEDEPSALIGLIDIGQAEKKKFVEVISPEIIKYRINHQHMKPMTVDVIPNSKRPGVGTPEIATVHTPAPKEHVKMLKKRKILLDLTTALPSKVLKSWIDDSNDIVHKRRKVPHTLLRAWRANKLCHITQCFLDPLIHSIPIEHGSIHHKKDTYTAPIADVVSEDYVNSTIMIGIQEQIQDETSPLTPMSCEQTPIQDERSPLTPMSHEQTLIAPGTPIAHFNSLRSHENRAVADSDILEPTSPHESFEQQPLEFIIAFPDEEMNSYEGDYLENNVYSARTRAVGIFLYKNFLYKKSLEEEDEVLNLTHLLRGKAKEDSARLFYEILVLKTGECIDVSQDKAYDDIMLQEVPPKLKQIAETNEL; encoded by the exons ATGAAAGTTGAGTATTTATTCCATGATTGCAATGAGGCATTGAACAGACTCTGCGAATTCAACATGGGCAAACGAACACGTCCAAGCATTGGAGTGTCTCGGACAAACTATCACTCGATCACCGTGCCCAAAAAATTTGAACTCGATGAATTTGACCTGGAAATCTTGGAAGATCGAGATATAATGGG TGGAACCACGGGTTCTGGGAAAGATGTAGTGCTTGCAG ATGAACAGATAAAAATGGGTGATGCTTTGGGCTTGCTCTACAAG GAAAATGTGTCCTTTCCTGAAACTCATTCTGTCGCTTATACTCCGCCAAGGGA CGTGTTATTGCCTCCACATATGGACCACGACAATGATTTATTAATGAACTCATCCCGTGATAATGGCGATTTTGTGGCAAGCGTTGAAAAATTACGTGGAACCGATTTTCTCTTTGAAGATTGGCAGAGTCCTACAGAGTTGAATGGGTCTGAGAAAGACCTAATGCATCATAGGCTACATAGCGAGTATCCGAGGATTGGTTTGCATTGGCTGAGTCATGAAACGAAATGTGATTCTGTTGCAAGCTCTTCCCACTATAGAAGTGATATAGTACCATGTATGGAGATTCTTCAGGAGAATGGCTTTTCTTTAGAAGATCGTTTGGATCCTTTGGTGCTCGATGAGGCTGAGGAACGACAAATCTGTTGTAGGTCACATAATGAGGATCTAACAATTAATTTCCCAGCATCAATTCAATATTCGGAGTGTTCCATGCTCGCAAGACCCTCCCACAAAAAACAAGGAATCGAAGAAGAGCATGTGGAACATCCCACGATTGAGTTGAATCTTCATAAAGATGAACCATGTGCTTTAATCAGATCGATAGATATAGGGCAATCGGTTGAAGCCGAGAAGAAAAAATTTGTGGAAGTAATCACCCCAGAAATCAGAAAAAGTCAGAGAAATCAAGAACACACGAAGCCCATGACTGTTGACATGACTCCAAACTCAAAACGTTCAG GTATAGTACCATGTATGGAGATTCTTCAAGAGGATAGGTTTTCTTTAGAAGATCGTTTGGATCCTTTGGTGCTTGATGAGTCTGAGGAACAACAAATCCATTTTAGGTCATATAATGAGGATCTAAGAACTAATTTCCGGGAGCCAATTCAGTATTCAGAGTGTGCCATGATTGCAAGTCCCGCCCACGAAAAACATGGAATCGAAGAAGAGCGTGTGGAACATCCAAGGATCATGTTTCACGAGGATGAACCATCTGCTTTAATCGGATTGATTGATATAGGACAAGCCGAGAAGAAAAAATTTGTGGAAGTAATCAGCCCAGAAATCATAAAATATCGAATAAATCACCAACATATGAAGCCCATGACTGTTGACGTGATTCCAAACTCAAAACGTCCAG GGGTTGGCACACCCGAGATTGCGACCGTTCACACTCCAGCGCCAAAGGAGCATGTTAAGATGCTGAAGAAGCGAAAGATTTTGTTGGACCTCACCACTGCGTTGCCTAGCAA GGTCTTGAAGAGCTGGATAGATGATTCAAATGACATAGTACATAAAAGAAGAAAAGTCCCCCATACCCTTTTGCGTGCTTGGAGAGCTAATAAACTCTGCCATATCACTCAGTGTTTCTTAGACCCTTTGATCCACA GTATCCCTATAGAACATGGTTCTATTCATCACAAAAAGGACACCTACACAGCACCAATTGCTGATGTAGTGAGCGAAGATTATGTCAACTCCACCATTATGATTGGGATTCAAGAACAGATTCAGGATGAAACATCACCTCTTACACCGATGTCTTGCGAACAAACTCCAATACAGGATGAAAGATCTCCTCTTACACCGATGTCTCATGAACAAACTCTAATTGCTCCTGGAACACCCATTGCTCATTTCAACTCATTGAGATCACATGAGAACAGAGCAGTTGCTGATTCAGATATATTGGAGCCCACAAGTCCACATGAAAGCTTTGAACAACAGCCATTAGAATTTATTATTGCTTTCCCAGATGAG GAAATGAATTCGTATGAAGGAGATTACCTGGAAAACA ACGTGTATTCTGCAAGAACAAG AGCGGTGGGAATATTTCTGTACAAGAACTTCCTCTATAAGAAGAGCCTGGAAGAAGAGGATGAAGTACTGAACTTGACCCATTTGCTGAGAGGAAAAGCGAAGGAAGATAGTGCAAGACTATTCTACGAGATACTG GTTTTGAAAACGGGCGAGTGTATTGATGTGAGTCAGGACAAGGCATatgatgatattatgctgcaggAGGTTCCTCCTAAGCTGAAGCAGATTGCAGAAACTAATGAGTTATAG
- the LOC140861269 gene encoding uncharacterized protein isoform X4 — protein sequence MGDALGLLYKENVSFPETHSVAYTPPRDVLLPPHMDHDNDLLMNSSRDNGDFVASVEKLRGTDFLFEDWQSPTELNGSEKDLMHHRLHSEYPRIGLHWLSHETKCDSVASSSHYRSDIVPCMEILQENGFSLEDRLDPLVLDEAEERQICCRSHNEDLTINFPASIQYSECSMLARPSHKKQGIEEEHVEHPTIELNLHKDEPCALIRSIDIGQSVEAEKKKFVEVITPEIRKSQRNQEHTKPMTVDMTPNSKRSGIVPCMEILQEDRFSLEDRLDPLVLDESEEQQIHFRSYNEDLRTNFREPIQYSECAMIASPAHEKHGIEEERVEHPRIMFHEDEPSALIGLIDIGQAEKKKFVEVISPEIIKYRINHQHMKPMTVDVIPNSKRPGVGTPEIATVHTPAPKEHVKMLKKRKILLDLTTALPSKVLKSWIDDSNDIVHKRRKVPHTLLRAWRANKLCHITQCFLDPLIHSIPIEHGSIHHKKDTYTAPIADVVSEDYVNSTIMIGIQEQIQDETSPLTPMSCEQTPIQDERSPLTPMSHEQTLIAPGTPIAHFNSLRSHENRAVADSDILEPTSPHESFEQQPLEFIIAFPDEEMNSYEGDYLENNVYSARTRAVGIFLYKNFLYKKSLEEEDEVLNLTHLLRGKAKEDSARLFYEILVLKTGECIDVSQDKAYDDIMLQEVPPKLKQIAETNEL from the exons ATGGGTGATGCTTTGGGCTTGCTCTACAAG GAAAATGTGTCCTTTCCTGAAACTCATTCTGTCGCTTATACTCCGCCAAGGGA CGTGTTATTGCCTCCACATATGGACCACGACAATGATTTATTAATGAACTCATCCCGTGATAATGGCGATTTTGTGGCAAGCGTTGAAAAATTACGTGGAACCGATTTTCTCTTTGAAGATTGGCAGAGTCCTACAGAGTTGAATGGGTCTGAGAAAGACCTAATGCATCATAGGCTACATAGCGAGTATCCGAGGATTGGTTTGCATTGGCTGAGTCATGAAACGAAATGTGATTCTGTTGCAAGCTCTTCCCACTATAGAAGTGATATAGTACCATGTATGGAGATTCTTCAGGAGAATGGCTTTTCTTTAGAAGATCGTTTGGATCCTTTGGTGCTCGATGAGGCTGAGGAACGACAAATCTGTTGTAGGTCACATAATGAGGATCTAACAATTAATTTCCCAGCATCAATTCAATATTCGGAGTGTTCCATGCTCGCAAGACCCTCCCACAAAAAACAAGGAATCGAAGAAGAGCATGTGGAACATCCCACGATTGAGTTGAATCTTCATAAAGATGAACCATGTGCTTTAATCAGATCGATAGATATAGGGCAATCGGTTGAAGCCGAGAAGAAAAAATTTGTGGAAGTAATCACCCCAGAAATCAGAAAAAGTCAGAGAAATCAAGAACACACGAAGCCCATGACTGTTGACATGACTCCAAACTCAAAACGTTCAG GTATAGTACCATGTATGGAGATTCTTCAAGAGGATAGGTTTTCTTTAGAAGATCGTTTGGATCCTTTGGTGCTTGATGAGTCTGAGGAACAACAAATCCATTTTAGGTCATATAATGAGGATCTAAGAACTAATTTCCGGGAGCCAATTCAGTATTCAGAGTGTGCCATGATTGCAAGTCCCGCCCACGAAAAACATGGAATCGAAGAAGAGCGTGTGGAACATCCAAGGATCATGTTTCACGAGGATGAACCATCTGCTTTAATCGGATTGATTGATATAGGACAAGCCGAGAAGAAAAAATTTGTGGAAGTAATCAGCCCAGAAATCATAAAATATCGAATAAATCACCAACATATGAAGCCCATGACTGTTGACGTGATTCCAAACTCAAAACGTCCAG GGGTTGGCACACCCGAGATTGCGACCGTTCACACTCCAGCGCCAAAGGAGCATGTTAAGATGCTGAAGAAGCGAAAGATTTTGTTGGACCTCACCACTGCGTTGCCTAGCAA GGTCTTGAAGAGCTGGATAGATGATTCAAATGACATAGTACATAAAAGAAGAAAAGTCCCCCATACCCTTTTGCGTGCTTGGAGAGCTAATAAACTCTGCCATATCACTCAGTGTTTCTTAGACCCTTTGATCCACA GTATCCCTATAGAACATGGTTCTATTCATCACAAAAAGGACACCTACACAGCACCAATTGCTGATGTAGTGAGCGAAGATTATGTCAACTCCACCATTATGATTGGGATTCAAGAACAGATTCAGGATGAAACATCACCTCTTACACCGATGTCTTGCGAACAAACTCCAATACAGGATGAAAGATCTCCTCTTACACCGATGTCTCATGAACAAACTCTAATTGCTCCTGGAACACCCATTGCTCATTTCAACTCATTGAGATCACATGAGAACAGAGCAGTTGCTGATTCAGATATATTGGAGCCCACAAGTCCACATGAAAGCTTTGAACAACAGCCATTAGAATTTATTATTGCTTTCCCAGATGAG GAAATGAATTCGTATGAAGGAGATTACCTGGAAAACA ACGTGTATTCTGCAAGAACAAG AGCGGTGGGAATATTTCTGTACAAGAACTTCCTCTATAAGAAGAGCCTGGAAGAAGAGGATGAAGTACTGAACTTGACCCATTTGCTGAGAGGAAAAGCGAAGGAAGATAGTGCAAGACTATTCTACGAGATACTG GTTTTGAAAACGGGCGAGTGTATTGATGTGAGTCAGGACAAGGCATatgatgatattatgctgcaggAGGTTCCTCCTAAGCTGAAGCAGATTGCAGAAACTAATGAGTTATAG